Genomic DNA from Candidatus Margulisiibacteriota bacterium:
GACTTTTTCCACCTTTATTTTCATAATTGCACACTATATTCCTGACAGTCTCAAGATAATCCCTCACAAACTCCTCAGGGCCCAAAACCACCACCTGATCCATGTATTCAAAAAGCATTTTCTTTGCCCGGAAATAACTATGAACGCTCACCCGGTACTGTTCCTCTCCGTTCTCCAAAACCGTTTGTTCTCTGATCTGGAACGGACACTCAAAATGTTTTACCAGGTCTGACTTTACTTTAAAAACGATTTCCAATTCACCCATTTCTTTCCTGGTCACGGAATGCCCGAGTACCAGTGTTTTTATCCGGTCAACTCGCAGTTCCTTGACTACCTCATCGGCAAGATCTTTAGCAAGCAAATATACTTTGTTCTTGATGCACACTAAATCGATCAGTTTGACCTGGAGAGTCAACACCTCATCATACCGGGGACTTAGATAGTCCAGCCTGGCCGGGAGTCCATACGCCAAACCACGATTGATCAGCGTAATTATGTTGCCGCAGCCCGGTGATGATTTGCTGACAAAAAGGTCTTTTATCCCGAACGTCTCTCCCTGCTCAGCGAGCAAATGGTATTTACCCTCGTCCTTTTGCACTTCAAACCCAAGCGCCGATAAGGTGCGCACATACCGATAGACGGTTTCTCTTGATACACTTATTTTGTACAGTTTTTCAAACTGCTTCCGAATCTGAGCGACTGTATAAGAATCCGCCCGGAGCATTTTAATTAAATTATTTATATTTTTGGTCTTGTTCATAAATGTTAGATATTTTTTAGCATAAACACTTTATATGTTATAGAAATTATTTAGATAATTCAAATATTATTTATTAGAAATTTATAAATATTGGCTATTATCTTATTAAGAGATTCCATTAAGATTATTATAAAACAACAAATTTATAAAAAATCCATAGCTATAACTATACACCCGTTATTGTGTCAAAAATTGACACAATAACAGATATGCAAAATAATTTAAGGGAAAATATAAGCGTATATTCTACCCGGTTCCATACAGAAGTAGTTTTAGATTACAAAACCTTTATCAGATTGCCGGACAAGGAGTATTTCCTTGACTGCCCCATCAATATAACAAATTAATTTACTAATTTGTTATATTGATATAAACAGCGTAGCTACATCATAATCCTGTCCATTCATCCACATGGCGAACAGAGGCTCAGGATAGTCCTGCATAGCTAAGCTTTGTACGCCGATACTGTTATGCTTAGGATTGAACTGTTGCTATTACGAAACTTAACAAGCTGGTCTTGAGAAATATGGTTAAGGAGCAGTTCATCGGACAAACTGTAACGGCTCTCTTTTATTACACTCACATTAGTTAACCCGGCTTTCCTAAAAATGTCGAGGTAATCGGCTCTGTTAATTGCCCCGGAAATACACCCGGCATAAAGCTGCGCGACCTGACGGATTCCTTCCGGCAACTCACCTTCAATAACGATATCGGATATGCTGCAGTGCCCGCCTGACTTCAGTATCCTGTGTATTTCTTTGAAAGCTTTCTCTTTGTCAGGGACAAGGTTAAGCACACAGTTACTGACGACTACATCCGCGATTTCGTTATCTAACGGCATAGCTTCTATATCGCCAAGTACGAACTCTACATTCTCATACCCCAGTTTCCGATTATTGGCGCGGGCTTTCTCTATCATAGCTTCTGTCATGTCAATACCAATAACCCTGCCCTTCTCGCCTACTATCCTGCGAACAATGAATACATCGTTACCAGCTCCTGATCCGAGATCAACAACAGTATCTCCTTCTTTTATCCTGGCTTTTTCTGTCGGTAATCCGCAACCAAGACCATAATCAGCCTCAGCCACATATCCATCAATCTGAGAATAATCCGGGCTGAAGTTCATTCCTTCATCACCACAACAAGCGCTCTCGCCTCCGCAACAGGCGCTCTCTCCTCCACAACACGATTGAGTAACTACTTTCGTGTACGCATCTTTAACTATTTTCTTCACATC
This window encodes:
- a CDS encoding arsenite S-adenosylmethyltransferase, with the translated sequence MSDDVKKIVKDAYTKVVTQSCCGGESACCGGESACCGDEGMNFSPDYSQIDGYVAEADYGLGCGLPTEKARIKEGDTVVDLGSGAGNDVFIVRRIVGEKGRVIGIDMTEAMIEKARANNRKLGYENVEFVLGDIEAMPLDNEIADVVVSNCVLNLVPDKEKAFKEIHRILKSGGHCSISDIVIEGELPEGIRQVAQLYAGCISGAINRADYLDIFRKAGLTNVSVIKESRYSLSDELLLNHISQDQLVKFRNSNSSILSITVSAYKA